The proteins below are encoded in one region of Caballeronia sp. SL2Y3:
- a CDS encoding type VI secretion system tube protein Hcp, which translates to MAGSNIYIKIDGITGESTVFGHEGEIEVVSWDWELFRNSRDQSPHKRTSVGHLSFVHEVSLASSGLLNYLVLNKVANKAVLRANKPTAQPQAAGIVGKLLPPQPFLSLTLQNVMVMSIKPYGCMAGHYEQVDLSFTKFKHEYAAGVAGLPGPKATVEYDLTR; encoded by the coding sequence ATGGCAGGTAGCAATATCTATATCAAGATTGACGGCATCACCGGAGAGTCGACCGTATTCGGCCATGAGGGTGAGATCGAGGTCGTGAGCTGGGATTGGGAGTTGTTTCGCAATTCGCGCGACCAGTCGCCCCACAAGAGAACGTCGGTCGGACACCTCTCATTTGTCCATGAGGTGAGTCTAGCGTCCTCTGGACTATTGAACTATCTTGTGCTGAACAAGGTGGCAAACAAAGCTGTGCTGAGGGCCAACAAGCCGACCGCACAGCCGCAAGCGGCAGGCATCGTCGGCAAGCTTCTTCCGCCTCAGCCCTTCCTTAGCCTGACGCTACAGAACGTCATGGTCATGAGTATCAAGCCATACGGCTGCATGGCTGGACACTACGAACAGGTTGACCTCTCGTTCACCAAGTTCAAGCACGAGTACGCGGCAGGCGTCGCTGGCCTGCCCGGTCCGAAAGCAACGGTGGAATACGATCTGACGCGATGA
- a CDS encoding transglycosylase SLT domain-containing protein, producing MRRTFLLFALVLTFANTAFAQADPLAASATNPQEVVQQDSRLDAARHKISEVITRKFGVAREKAQTIASAVMASASKYSLPPALLLAIISIESRFKETAVGANNATGLMQVVPSAHKKLVRNVDLTEPETNIEIGSSILHGYLKSAQGDVDAALKNYGGSRAYAEKVSLRAKTFEPVAAVYSASAPAQ from the coding sequence ATGCGCCGCACATTCTTACTCTTCGCCCTCGTTCTGACCTTCGCGAACACCGCCTTCGCTCAGGCAGACCCGCTCGCCGCCAGCGCCACGAACCCGCAAGAAGTCGTGCAGCAGGACTCCCGCCTCGACGCGGCGCGCCACAAAATCTCCGAAGTCATCACGCGCAAGTTCGGCGTCGCGCGCGAAAAAGCGCAAACGATAGCGAGCGCGGTCATGGCGTCCGCGTCGAAATACTCGCTGCCGCCGGCGCTGCTGCTCGCCATTATTTCAATCGAATCGCGTTTCAAGGAAACGGCAGTCGGCGCGAATAACGCAACCGGGCTCATGCAAGTGGTGCCGTCCGCGCACAAGAAGCTCGTGCGCAATGTGGACCTGACGGAGCCGGAGACGAATATCGAAATCGGCTCGTCCATCCTGCACGGCTATCTGAAATCCGCGCAAGGCGATGTCGACGCCGCGCTCAAGAACTACGGCGGTTCGCGTGCTTATGCGGAAAAAGTGAGTCTGCGAGCCAAGACGTTCGAGCCTGTGGCGGCTGTTTATTCAGCGTCCGCGCCTGCTCAGTAA